A single window of Nicotiana sylvestris chromosome 5, ASM39365v2, whole genome shotgun sequence DNA harbors:
- the LOC104227276 gene encoding wax ester synthase/diacylglycerol acyltransferase 11-like, which produces MESSTELKCRKPFLKPIETKRKTIEELEMDVEEEEPLSPTAKMFLDPILNIHVMAIMFCKTRISPQPTKDKLVHTLLKHPRFTSVLVVDEENGGEMKWVQTKVDLNQHIIIPEVDESKLELLSPEKYIEDYVHNLTKTNLDKSKPLWEFHLLNIKTRDAEGVSIFRAHHSLGDGTSLISLLLACTRQTADELKLPTIPTKKRRPTYDSGKSEVEGGLLGLWGYVLAVWIFIKMIGNTIVDIFMFIATLVFLKDTETPINSLAADSKSKIRRIVHRTISLDDMKLVKNALNMTVNDVALGITQAGLSKYLNRRYAVGKEDKGDTEENNNLPLGIRLRSCLMINLRSKPGIQDLADMMEKGSKGKWGGWGNWFGCALLPFKIALHDDPLDYVKEAKATIDRKKNSFEALYTLVMAELLSKIFGIKAVSAMTQRVFSSATICFTNLVGPQEEIEFCGHPLAYFAPTSYGQPNALTINFQSYINKMTIVLSLDESAIPDPQQLLDDFEDSMKLIKDAVIERGLVNNRNDQEMKDI; this is translated from the exons ATGGAGTCCTCCACTGAACTCAAATGTAGAAAACCATTTCTGAAACCAATAGAAACAAAGAGAAAAACCATAGAAGAGTTGGAAATGgacgttgaagaagaagaaccaTTGAGTCCCACAGCAAAAATGTTCTTAGATCCAatattaaatattcatgtaatggCCATTATGTTTTGCAAAACTAGGATTTCTCCACAGCCTACTAAAGACAAGTTGGTTCATACTTTGCTTAAGCATCCACGTTTCACTAGCGTCCTG GTGGTAGATGAAGAAAATGGAGGAGAAATGAAATGGGTACAAACAAAAGTTGATTTAAACCAACATATTATAATACCAGAAGTTGATGAAAGTAAGCTGGAATTATTATCACCAGAAAAATACATAGAAGATTATGTTCACAATCTTACTAAAACAAATCTTGACAAATCAAAACCACTATGGGAATTTCATCTTTTGAATATTAAAACTCGTGATGCTGAAGGTGTGAGCATATTTCGTGCTCATCATTCTCTTGGTGATGGCACTTCTTTAATTTCTCTATTATTAGCTTGTACTCGTCAAACTGCTGATGAACTCAAACTTCCTACTATTCCTACCAAGAAAAGAAGACCTACATATGACTCAG GTAAATCAGAAGTGGAGGGAGGATTATTAGGATTATGGGGGTATGTGTTAGCAGtttggattttcataaaaatgaTTGGGAATACAATAGTGGACATTTTCATGTTCATAGCCACACTTGTATTCTTGAAAGATACAGAAACCCCTATCAATAGTTTGGCTGCAGATTCCAAGTCTAAAATTAGAAGAATTGTTCATCGGACAATTAGTTTGGATGATATGAAGTTGGTCAAAAATGCTTTGAACATG ACTGTAAATGATGTTGCCTTGGGAATTACTCAAGCTGGTTTATCTAAGTATCTCAACAGGAGATATG CTGTTGGTAAGGAAGACAAGGGGGACACTGAGGAAAACAACAATCTTCCCTTGGGTATTCGACTTCGTTCTTGTCTTATGATAAATTTAAGATCAAAACCAGGAATTCag GATTTAGCTGATATGATGGAGAAAGGTAGCAAAGGGAAGTGGGGAGGTTGGGGAAATTGGTTTGGTTGTGCTCTTTTACCATTTAAGATTGCACTACATGATGATCCTTTAGATTATGTTAAAGAAGCTAAGGCAACCATTGATAGAAAGAAGAACTCATTTGAAGCTTTGTACACTTTGGTCATGGCAGAATTACTCAGCAAGATATTTGGCATCAAG GCAGTGAGTGCTATGACTCAGAGAGTATTTTCAAGTGCAACAATTTGCTTCACCAACTTGGTTGGACCACAGGAGGAAATTGAGTTTTGTGGCCATCCCTTAGCTTATTTTGCTCCAACTTCTTATGGCCAACCAAAT GCATTGACGATCAATTTCCAAAGCTATATCAACAAGATGACTATCGTCCTATCACTTGATGAAAGTGCTATTCCTGATCCACAACAACTACTTGATGATTTTGAAGATTCTATGAAGCTAATAAAAGATGCTGTTATCGAAAGAGGACTCGTCAATAATAGAAATGACCAAGAAATGAAAGATATATGA
- the LOC104227269 gene encoding dynamin-related protein 5A isoform X2: protein MENLIALVNRLQRACTALGDHGEESSLPTLWDALPSIAVVGGQSSGKSSVLESVVGKDFLPRGSGIVTRRPLVLQLHRLDEGREYAEFGHLPRKRFTDFAAVRKEIADETDRETGRSKQISSVPIYLSIYSPNVVNLTLIDLPGLTKVAVEGQSDSIVQDIENMVRSYIEKPNCIILAVSPANQDLATSDAIKVSREVDPKGERTFGVLTKIDLMDKGTNAVEILEGKAYKLQFPWIGVVNRSQADINKNVDMIAARRREREYFSSTPEYKHLAHRMGSEHLGKVLSKHLETVIKSRIPGLQSLINKTIIELETELSSLGKPIATDAGGKLYMIMEICRSFDGNFKEHLDGVRPGGDKIYYVFDNQLPAALKRLQFDKQLSMDNVRKLITEADGYQPHLIAPEQGYRRLIESSVISIKGPAEAAVDAVHAILKELIHKAISETAELKQYPSLRVEVSNAAIESLESMRDESKRATLQLVEMECSYLTVDFFRKLPQDIEKGGNPTHSIFDRYNDSYLRRIGSNVLSYVNMVCTSLRNSIPKSVVHCQVREAKRSLLDHFFADLGKKEGKDLGTLLDEDPSIMKRRLSLAKRLELYRSAQAEIDSVAWSK from the exons ATGGAAAATCTCATAGCATTAGTTAACAGATTACAAAGAGCTTGCACGGCACTCGGAGATCATGGCGAAGAGAGTTCATTGCCCACTCTTTGGGATGCTTTGCCTTCTATCGCCGTTGTCGGTGGACAG AGTTCTGGGAAGTCTTCAGTGCTTGAGAGTGTTGTTGGAAAGGATTTTTTGCCTCGTGGATCAG GAATCGTCACCCGTCGCCCCCTGGTCCTACAGCTTCATCGGCTAGATGAAGGTAGAGAATATGCAGAATTTGGACACCTTCCAAGGAAGAGGTTTACTGATTTTG CTGCTGTCAGGAAGGAGATTGCTGATGAGACTGATCGAGAGACAGGCCGCAGCAAACAGATTTCTAGTGTGCCAATTTATCTCAGTATATATTCTCCTAATG TTGTGAACTTGACTCTGATTGATCTTCCTGGACTTACAAAAGTGGCAGTTG AGGGACAGTCTGACAGCATTGTGCAGGATATTGAAAACATGGTTCGGTCTTATATTGAGAAG CCAAATTGTATTATTCTTGCAGTTTCTCCTGCCAATCAAGATCTCGCAACATCGGACGCAATCAAGGTTTCTCGTGAAGTAGACCCAAAAG GAGAAAGAACATTTGGAGTTCTGACCAAGATTGATCTGATGGATAAGGGTACCAATGCTGTTGAG ATCTTGGAAGGAAAAGCATATAAGCTACAGTTTCCCTGGATTGGTGTTGTCAATCGTTCACAAGCTGATATAAACAAAAATGTGGATATGATTGCTGCTAGGCGTAGGGAGAGAGAGTACTTTTCTAGTACCCCCGAGTACAAGCATCTTGCTCACAGGATGGGTTCAGAACATCTTGGGAAAGTTCTGTCAAAA CATTTGGAGACTGTTATCAAGTCTCGGATTCCAGGCCTTCAGTCTCTTATCAACAAAACTATAATTGAACTAGAAACTGAGTTGAGCAGTCTTGGAAAGCCCATTGCCACGGATGCGGGA GGAAAATTGTACATGATAATGGAAATCTGTCGTAGTTTTGACGGAAATTTCAAAGAACATCTTGATGGAGT TCGACCCGGAGGAGATAAAATATATTACGTCTTTGATAATCAGCTCCCAGCTGCATTGAAAAGATTGCAATTTGACAAGCAACTTTCAATGGACAATGTAAGGAAACTTATAACTGAAGCTGATGGATATCAACCACATTTGATAGCTCCTGAACAAGGTTATCGTCGTCTCATTGAATCTTCCGTAATCTCTATTAAGGGTCCTGCTGAAGCAGCTGTTGATGCG GTTCATGCGATACTGAAGGAACTGATTCACAAGGCAATTAGTGAGACCGCG GAGCTAAAGCAGTATCCCTCCCTACGAGTAGAGGTCAGCAATGCAGCAATTGAATCATTAGAAAGTATGAGGGATGAAAGCAAAAGAGCAACTCTTCAGCTGGTTGAAATGGAGTGTAGTTACCTGACAGTAGATTTCTTCCGGAAGCTTCCTCAAGATATAGAGAAGGGAGGGAATCCAACACATTCTATTTTTGACCGCTATAATGATTCCTATCTTCGAAGGATAG GGTCAAATGTCTTGTCTTATGTCAATATGGTTTGTACTAGTTTGAGGAATTCTATTCCAAAGTCTGTTGTTCATTGTCAAGTACGGGAGGCCAAACGCAGCTTGCTTGATCATTTCTTCGCTGATTTAGGCAAGAAAGAG ggtaaagat CTGGGTACTTTGTTGGACGAGGATCCCTCAATTATGAAGCGCCGCCTCTCTCTGGCGAAGAGACTTGAGTTGTACAGATCTGCTCAAGCTGAGATTGATTCAGTTGCATGGTCTAAATAA
- the LOC104227269 gene encoding dynamin-related protein 5A isoform X1 yields MENLIALVNRLQRACTALGDHGEESSLPTLWDALPSIAVVGGQSSGKSSVLESVVGKDFLPRGSGIVTRRPLVLQLHRLDEGREYAEFGHLPRKRFTDFAAVRKEIADETDRETGRSKQISSVPIYLSIYSPNVVNLTLIDLPGLTKVAVEGQSDSIVQDIENMVRSYIEKPNCIILAVSPANQDLATSDAIKVSREVDPKGERTFGVLTKIDLMDKGTNAVEILEGKAYKLQFPWIGVVNRSQADINKNVDMIAARRREREYFSSTPEYKHLAHRMGSEHLGKVLSKHLETVIKSRIPGLQSLINKTIIELETELSSLGKPIATDAGGKLYMIMEICRSFDGNFKEHLDGVRPGGDKIYYVFDNQLPAALKRLQFDKQLSMDNVRKLITEADGYQPHLIAPEQGYRRLIESSVISIKGPAEAAVDAVHAILKELIHKAISETAELKQYPSLRVEVSNAAIESLESMRDESKRATLQLVEMECSYLTVDFFRKLPQDIEKGGNPTHSIFDRYNDSYLRRIGSNVLSYVNMVCTSLRNSIPKSVVHCQVREAKRSLLDHFFADLGKKEGKQC; encoded by the exons ATGGAAAATCTCATAGCATTAGTTAACAGATTACAAAGAGCTTGCACGGCACTCGGAGATCATGGCGAAGAGAGTTCATTGCCCACTCTTTGGGATGCTTTGCCTTCTATCGCCGTTGTCGGTGGACAG AGTTCTGGGAAGTCTTCAGTGCTTGAGAGTGTTGTTGGAAAGGATTTTTTGCCTCGTGGATCAG GAATCGTCACCCGTCGCCCCCTGGTCCTACAGCTTCATCGGCTAGATGAAGGTAGAGAATATGCAGAATTTGGACACCTTCCAAGGAAGAGGTTTACTGATTTTG CTGCTGTCAGGAAGGAGATTGCTGATGAGACTGATCGAGAGACAGGCCGCAGCAAACAGATTTCTAGTGTGCCAATTTATCTCAGTATATATTCTCCTAATG TTGTGAACTTGACTCTGATTGATCTTCCTGGACTTACAAAAGTGGCAGTTG AGGGACAGTCTGACAGCATTGTGCAGGATATTGAAAACATGGTTCGGTCTTATATTGAGAAG CCAAATTGTATTATTCTTGCAGTTTCTCCTGCCAATCAAGATCTCGCAACATCGGACGCAATCAAGGTTTCTCGTGAAGTAGACCCAAAAG GAGAAAGAACATTTGGAGTTCTGACCAAGATTGATCTGATGGATAAGGGTACCAATGCTGTTGAG ATCTTGGAAGGAAAAGCATATAAGCTACAGTTTCCCTGGATTGGTGTTGTCAATCGTTCACAAGCTGATATAAACAAAAATGTGGATATGATTGCTGCTAGGCGTAGGGAGAGAGAGTACTTTTCTAGTACCCCCGAGTACAAGCATCTTGCTCACAGGATGGGTTCAGAACATCTTGGGAAAGTTCTGTCAAAA CATTTGGAGACTGTTATCAAGTCTCGGATTCCAGGCCTTCAGTCTCTTATCAACAAAACTATAATTGAACTAGAAACTGAGTTGAGCAGTCTTGGAAAGCCCATTGCCACGGATGCGGGA GGAAAATTGTACATGATAATGGAAATCTGTCGTAGTTTTGACGGAAATTTCAAAGAACATCTTGATGGAGT TCGACCCGGAGGAGATAAAATATATTACGTCTTTGATAATCAGCTCCCAGCTGCATTGAAAAGATTGCAATTTGACAAGCAACTTTCAATGGACAATGTAAGGAAACTTATAACTGAAGCTGATGGATATCAACCACATTTGATAGCTCCTGAACAAGGTTATCGTCGTCTCATTGAATCTTCCGTAATCTCTATTAAGGGTCCTGCTGAAGCAGCTGTTGATGCG GTTCATGCGATACTGAAGGAACTGATTCACAAGGCAATTAGTGAGACCGCG GAGCTAAAGCAGTATCCCTCCCTACGAGTAGAGGTCAGCAATGCAGCAATTGAATCATTAGAAAGTATGAGGGATGAAAGCAAAAGAGCAACTCTTCAGCTGGTTGAAATGGAGTGTAGTTACCTGACAGTAGATTTCTTCCGGAAGCTTCCTCAAGATATAGAGAAGGGAGGGAATCCAACACATTCTATTTTTGACCGCTATAATGATTCCTATCTTCGAAGGATAG GGTCAAATGTCTTGTCTTATGTCAATATGGTTTGTACTAGTTTGAGGAATTCTATTCCAAAGTCTGTTGTTCATTGTCAAGTACGGGAGGCCAAACGCAGCTTGCTTGATCATTTCTTCGCTGATTTAGGCAAGAAAGAG GGAAAACagtgttag